In Acidovorax sp. GBBC 1281, a single window of DNA contains:
- a CDS encoding peptide chain release factor 3, with amino-acid sequence MSYVSETRRRRTFAIISHPDAGKTTLTEKLLLFSGAIQIAGAVKGRKASRHATSDWMEIEKQRGISVASSVMQMAYREHVVNLLDTPGHKDFSEDTYRVLTAVDSALMVIDAANGVEAQTRRLIEVCRQRDTPIITFVNKMDREVREPLDILDEVERELGMPCVPMTWPVGQGKGFGGIINLRTQAMTVFESGSERRPQDFETIPLSDAANLRARFGSEFDAAIESMELAVGASPTWDHEAFLAGKQTPVFFGSGVNNFGVMEVLDALVDLAPSPRPRLSSLQVNKQPVEKTVQPEDQNFSGVVFKVQANMDANHRDRIAFVRVASGRYTPGMKLKVQRTAKELRPTSVVTFMSQRREAVEEAYAGDIIGFTTHGGVQLGDTITDGASLQFTGLPFFAPELFMTVILKNPLRTKQLQQGLAQLGEEGAIQVFKPDAGGAMLLGAVGQLQFEVVQHRLKTEYDADVRLEGCQYTGARWITADSPADLRAFTDAYPLRLAHDAADTLAYLCTSPYDVRLAQERFPKIHFHPLREHAGLALQAAG; translated from the coding sequence GTGTCCTACGTCTCCGAAACACGGCGCCGCCGCACCTTCGCCATCATTTCCCACCCTGACGCGGGCAAGACCACGCTCACGGAAAAGCTGCTGCTGTTCTCGGGTGCGATCCAGATCGCCGGCGCCGTCAAGGGCCGCAAGGCCAGCCGCCACGCCACCAGCGACTGGATGGAGATCGAAAAGCAGCGTGGCATCTCGGTGGCCAGCTCGGTCATGCAGATGGCCTACCGCGAACACGTGGTGAACCTGCTGGACACGCCGGGCCACAAGGACTTCTCGGAAGACACCTACCGCGTGCTCACCGCGGTCGATTCGGCCCTGATGGTGATCGACGCGGCCAACGGCGTGGAGGCGCAGACGCGACGCCTGATCGAGGTCTGCCGCCAGCGCGACACGCCCATCATCACCTTCGTGAACAAGATGGACCGCGAAGTGCGCGAACCGCTGGACATCCTGGACGAGGTCGAGCGCGAGTTGGGCATGCCCTGCGTGCCCATGACCTGGCCCGTGGGCCAGGGCAAGGGTTTCGGCGGCATTATCAACCTGCGCACGCAGGCCATGACGGTGTTCGAGTCGGGCAGCGAGCGCCGCCCACAGGACTTCGAGACCATTCCCCTGTCGGACGCCGCCAACCTGCGCGCGCGCTTCGGTAGCGAATTCGACGCCGCCATCGAGAGCATGGAACTCGCCGTGGGCGCCTCGCCCACCTGGGACCACGAGGCCTTCCTCGCCGGCAAGCAGACGCCGGTGTTCTTCGGCTCCGGCGTGAACAACTTCGGGGTCATGGAAGTGCTGGATGCGCTGGTGGACCTGGCCCCCTCGCCGCGTCCCCGCCTGAGCAGCCTGCAGGTGAACAAGCAGCCGGTCGAGAAAACCGTGCAGCCCGAAGACCAGAATTTCTCGGGCGTGGTGTTCAAGGTGCAGGCGAATATGGACGCCAACCACCGCGACCGCATCGCCTTCGTGCGCGTGGCCTCGGGCCGGTACACGCCGGGCATGAAGCTCAAGGTGCAGCGCACCGCCAAGGAACTGCGCCCTACCAGCGTGGTGACCTTCATGTCGCAGCGCCGCGAGGCGGTGGAAGAGGCCTATGCCGGCGACATCATCGGCTTCACCACCCATGGCGGCGTGCAGCTGGGCGACACCATCACCGACGGCGCCAGCCTGCAGTTCACCGGCCTGCCGTTCTTCGCGCCCGAACTGTTCATGACGGTCATCCTGAAGAACCCCCTGCGCACCAAGCAGCTGCAGCAGGGCCTGGCCCAGCTCGGTGAAGAAGGCGCGATCCAGGTCTTCAAGCCCGACGCCGGCGGTGCCATGCTGCTGGGTGCGGTGGGCCAGCTGCAGTTCGAAGTGGTGCAGCACCGCCTCAAGACCGAATACGACGCCGACGTGCGGCTGGAGGGCTGCCAGTACACCGGCGCCCGCTGGATCACCGCCGACAGCCCGGCCGACCTGCGTGCGTTCACCGATGCCTACCCGCTGCGGCTCGCGCACGACGCGGCGGACACGCTGGCCTACCTGTGCACCTCTCCCTACGACGTGCGCCTGGCCCAGGAGCGGTTTCCCAAGATCCATTTCCATCCGTTGCGCGAGCACGCCGGCCTGGCGCTGCAGGCCGCCGGTTGA